The genomic stretch ACTGGGAGATTATAGAAAGCTTCCGGATAATTCGCATGAAATTACAGTAAATTCTACACTTACTCCACAGCTTTTTTTCTTTGTCCTTACTCACGAGTTGGCACACTTGATTGCTTTTGAAAAATATGGAAGGAAAATCTCTCCCCATGGTAATGAATGGAAAGAAACCTTCAGAAACATGCTGCTTGAAAGTCTTGAAATTTATGACGAAGAACTGAAGCCTATCATTGTAAAATTTTCAAAATCTCCTAAGGCTAATTTCATGGCGAGCCCTGATTTAGTAAGATATTTTCATACTGAAAAACAAGATGATAGACTCCATTTTATCGAACAACTTCAAAAGGGGGAATTTTTTATATATCGCAACGAAAAGTATTTATTAGAAGGTCTGATTAAAAAAAACTATCTTTGTAAGAACCTGGCTACTGGAAGAAAGTATTCTTTCAAACCTTTAGCTAGGGTAGAAAAATGTAGCTAAGAATGTTAAAATCAGATAGATACTGTGTGATAATGGCTGGAGGAATCGGTAGCAGATTCTGGCCAATGAGCACGCAGAAATTTCCAAAACAATTTCAGGATATTTTAGGAACAGGGCGTACCATGATTCAGCAAACTTATGATAGAATCAGCAAAGTAATCCCAAAAGAACATATATTCGTTATAACGAATAAAGAATATGTAGCACTTTCCCATCAGCAGCTTCCGGAAATTCCTGAAGAAAATATTGTAGGGGAGCCTCTGATGAAAAATACGGCAGCCTGTAACCTGTACATGGCCAATAAAATTGCTGAAATCAATCCCAATGCTACCATGATTGTTCTTCCGGCGGACCACCTGATCCTGAAAGAAGATGTATTTCTTGAAAAAGTAATGCTGGCGTTTGACCTGGCTTCAAAACATGACTATCTGGTAACACTGGGAATTACTCCTACAAGACCCGATACAGGCTATGGATACATTCAAT from Chryseobacterium indologenes encodes the following:
- a CDS encoding SprT-like domain-containing protein, whose protein sequence is MSIQSLEKYLPQNTLKYLRIWFSDYYIHIKVTRNRNSKLGDYRKLPDNSHEITVNSTLTPQLFFFVLTHELAHLIAFEKYGRKISPHGNEWKETFRNMLLESLEIYDEELKPIIVKFSKSPKANFMASPDLVRYFHTEKQDDRLHFIEQLQKGEFFIYRNEKYLLEGLIKKNYLCKNLATGRKYSFKPLARVEKCS